ATTCAGCGCGTTTTTGAAAGAGGAGAAATCAGATATTATAATCATATCAAAGACCAAATAAAATTGGTAATTGATTTATACGACACAGTAAAATATGATGGTTGGAAAAATTATTATGACAACCGCAAAAACCCCTTAACCTCTAAAAATAAAATAAGCCCACTAAAACACTAATTTTAAATTAAATTTAAAATAACGACATGGAGTCGACTTTCGTGTTTTGCAGACTTAACTAGTACAAATATACAATATTACTGTGAATTACTGAAAAATGTATTTCACTATACCCTACAAATCTCTCCTAAAACCCACAAATAATCCGATCGGTTTTCAACAAAATCGCGATGAGACACATCAATAATTTTCACATTAAAATCGGTTTGGGTTTTTAAAAATTCCAGGTAACCGGTATTTATTTTTTCCAAATAAGCATTTTCGATGTTTTGCTCGTACTCACGACCCCGCTTTTTGATGTTCTGTTGCAAACGCTCGGTGTTTTGATGCAAATACACATACAAATCAGGTTTTCGAAGCTCTTTATACATCAAATAAAACAGCTTTCTGTAAAGATTAAACTCGTCTTCCTGCAAGGTGATTTTAGAAAAAATAAGGGATTTAAACACATCATAATCACTTACAATAAAATCTTTAAATAAATCGAGCTGCGCTAAATCGTCGGAAATCTGCTGGTAACGATCGGCCAAAAAAGACATCTCTAAAGTAAAGGCATAGCGATGCGCATCTTCATAAAATTTAGGCAAGAAAGGATTATCGGCAAAACGCTCTAAAACAAGCTTGGCATTAAAATCTTCAGATATTTTAGTAGCTAAACTCGTTTTTCCCGAACCAATATTCCCTTCAATAGCAATGTAATCGTATTTTGAAGGTTGATACGCTTTACTCGGATTTTTCAACCAAATATTTAAAGGTTCTAAAACCGAATCATCATCACAATGCTGTAGCAATTCTGAAATCTCTTTTTGCAACACAGGGTGTACCACTTTTGATGCGATATCATTTAAAGGTAATAACACAAACTTGCGTTTTTGCATTTCCGGATGTGGTATTTGTAATTTCTCGGTTTGTATAACTTCAGCTTCAGCTAAAACAATATCCAAATCAATTACCCGTGCTTCATAACCATTTTTCTGGGTGCGCACCCGCCCTAATGAAATTTCAATGCCTAAAAGCAAGTCTAAAACCTTTTCAGGGCTAAATTCACTTTGCAACACCAAACAACAGTTTAAAAAATCCTCACTTTCAAATCCGAAAGCTGGCGATTTATACACCTTAGAAATAGACCATACATGCCCTATTTGCTCGAAAATAGCCTGAACAGCATCTTGCAAATTTTTAAACTTATCGCCTTTATTACTACCTAAAGCAATATAATATGTGGTTGATTTCAGCATAGAATCGACAAAATAACTAAAACAATTTTTAATACTTTATCTTTACAACAGCTATTTATTCA
This genomic interval from Tamlana carrageenivorans contains the following:
- the folK gene encoding 2-amino-4-hydroxy-6-hydroxymethyldihydropteridine diphosphokinase, which produces MLKSTTYYIALGSNKGDKFKNLQDAVQAIFEQIGHVWSISKVYKSPAFGFESEDFLNCCLVLQSEFSPEKVLDLLLGIEISLGRVRTQKNGYEARVIDLDIVLAEAEVIQTEKLQIPHPEMQKRKFVLLPLNDIASKVVHPVLQKEISELLQHCDDDSVLEPLNIWLKNPSKAYQPSKYDYIAIEGNIGSGKTSLATKISEDFNAKLVLERFADNPFLPKFYEDAHRYAFTLEMSFLADRYQQISDDLAQLDLFKDFIVSDYDVFKSLIFSKITLQEDEFNLYRKLFYLMYKELRKPDLYVYLHQNTERLQQNIKKRGREYEQNIENAYLEKINTGYLEFLKTQTDFNVKIIDVSHRDFVENRSDYLWVLGEICRV